The region GCTGCGCGTGCTGATCGAGGACGCCCGCGATTTCGAAACGCTGTGGACACCGGAGCGCGGGTTGTTCCTGCGCCTGTGGCGGCGCACCGAGAACGGTCAGGAGGTCACGGCGGTCGAGTACGTGCAGCCGGTCAACGCCGCGCAGTTGCTGGGTGACGCCGCCTGGGACGCCATTCAGGGCATCAAGGACCGCGCCCTGCAACGTGAATTGATGGAGCGCAGTGCCAAGGGCGGGCTGCTGCAGGCCTTCCTGAGTGCCCGCCACAAGGACGCCGAGCGCCATCTGGGCAGCCTGCCCGAGACGCATTTCACGGTTCAGAGCAATGTGACGCGGCTGACGGGTGCGGACGCCCGCGACTACGCTGCCGTCCGCACCGCGCAGAAGGAGACCGCCGACGAGTTGAAGGCCATGCAGGACCGCGCCGTCAAGGGCATGGTGGAACTGCTGCGCAGCGATCTGCGCTGAGGCGTAGATGACCTGAGCGGAACAGGGGAGGGGCTGGCAGAGTTTCAAGCTCTGCCAGCCCTGTCCTTTACGCCCTCTCGAGCGTGGCCGGCTGGTGGGCGACGGCCAGACTCGCAGCCCTGGAGCCTAGACCTCGGCCGCTTCCACCCTTTCTCCGGTTCGCTCCTGCAACCTCTTAAAAGTGGCGAGGGCCTGCGCCACCACCTGGTCCATGTTGTAGTAGCGGTACGTGGCGAGGCGGCCGACGAACGTGACGTCCGGCTGGGCCTGGGCCAGCGCCTCGTATTTCTTGTACAGCTCGGCGTTCTCGGGGCGCGGCACCGGGTAGTACGGATCGCCTTCCGCCTGCGGGTACTCGTAGACCACGCTGGTGCGCTCGTGGCGCTGCCCCGTGATGTGCTTGAACTCGCTGACGCGGGTGTAGGCGTAATCGTTGGGAAAGTTGACCGTGCCGACCGGCAGCATCTGCGCCGTGTCGTGGGTTTCGTGGCGGAATTCCAGGCTGCGGTACGGCAGCCGGCCAAACTGGTACCCGAAAAAAGCGTCTACCGGGCCGGTGTAGATCAGGTGACCGTGCGGAATCAGGTCCAGAATCTCGCGGTAGTCGGTGTTGAGCATCACCTTGATCTGGGGGTGGGCCAGCATTGCCTCGAACATGCGGGTGTAGCCGTGCAGGGGCATGGCCTGGTAGGTGTCGGCGAAATACCGGTCGTCGCGGTTGGTGCGGGTGGGCACCCGGGCCGTGACGCTGGCGTCCAGTTCGCTGGGGTCCAGCCCCCACTGCTTGCGGGTGTAGCCCCGGAAGAATTTGTTGTACAGATCCCGCCCCACCTTCCCCACCACCACGTCCTCGCTGGTGCGGACGCGTTCGACCGGCTCGGCCACCGAGGCGAAGAAGGCCTCGACCTCAAAGGCGGTGAGGTTCAGGCCGTACAGCCGGTTGACGGTGTCGAGGTTAATGGGAATGGGCAGCTGCTGGCCGTCCACGCTGGCCAGCACCCGGTGCTGGTAGGGCCGCCACTCGGTGAAGCGGGACAGGTAAGAGAAGACCTCGGCGCTGTTGGTGTGGAAGATATGCGGGCCGTAGGGGTGAATCAGGACGCCCGCGTCGTCGTAGCGGTCATAGGCGTTGCCGCCGATGTGCGGGCGGCGGTCCACGATCAGCACGCGCTGGCCAGCGCTCGCCAGACGCTCGGCCAGCACGCTGCCAGCGAAGCCGGCCCCCACGATCAGGTAGTCGAACCGCGTCACCGGGCTGGGTCCGGCCTGCTCCTCAGTCATCTGAACCTGTCAGCAGGGCGGCAGAGGCCGGTGCAGGCGCGTGCAGGCCGGTGGGTGCGGCGTCCTCGATCAGCTGGGCCATGCCAGCCCAGGTGCGGTCCCAGGACAAGCGACTCAGGTACCGGTCCGCCTGCTGCTGACGCTGCTGCGCCGCCGCAGTGCCTGCCTCGTCCAGCGCTGCCTGGCAGGCCGTTTCAAACGCGTCCGGGCTATCGACGATGCGGGCGAGCCCCAGGTCGCCGTAGGGCCGCACCACGTCCCTGATGCCCGTCGATACCACCGGCACACCCGCAGCCAGATACTCGGGCGTTTTGGTGGGGCTGATGAACTCGGTGGCCTCGTTGCGCGCGAACGGCAGCAGAGCGACATCCCAGTGCGCCAGATACGCGGGCAGGTCCGCATACCCCTTCATGCCCAGGTAATGGATGTTGGCGGCGCGTGGCAGCTCAGCCGGGTCGATCTTGACCACCGGTCCAATCAGCACGAACTGCCACTCCGGACGGCGACGGGCCACTTTGGCGATCAGCGCGGTGTCGAAACGCTCGTCGATCACGCCGTAGA is a window of Deinococcus radiopugnans ATCC 19172 DNA encoding:
- a CDS encoding DNA repair protein, yielding MSETSSRQSANRQAGGRRKEASAPAAAAAPTAEQSSQTVSGDVTGFQRLLATAQIDADIAGIVADPASADARLTDLLRAALDRWGHGLHHLDHRAVLTDAGEIQFFAGKTLVGRAGEDAEHLARSYASLSAPNAEGLSDWSVLGEGYRTPIRNAAQLRVLIEDARDFETLWTPERGLFLRLWRRTENGQEVTAVEYVQPVNAAQLLGDAAWDAIQGIKDRALQRELMERSAKGGLLQAFLSARHKDAERHLGSLPETHFTVQSNVTRLTGADARDYAAVRTAQKETADELKAMQDRAVKGMVELLRSDLR
- the glf gene encoding UDP-galactopyranose mutase, whose translation is MTEEQAGPSPVTRFDYLIVGAGFAGSVLAERLASAGQRVLIVDRRPHIGGNAYDRYDDAGVLIHPYGPHIFHTNSAEVFSYLSRFTEWRPYQHRVLASVDGQQLPIPINLDTVNRLYGLNLTAFEVEAFFASVAEPVERVRTSEDVVVGKVGRDLYNKFFRGYTRKQWGLDPSELDASVTARVPTRTNRDDRYFADTYQAMPLHGYTRMFEAMLAHPQIKVMLNTDYREILDLIPHGHLIYTGPVDAFFGYQFGRLPYRSLEFRHETHDTAQMLPVGTVNFPNDYAYTRVSEFKHITGQRHERTSVVYEYPQAEGDPYYPVPRPENAELYKKYEALAQAQPDVTFVGRLATYRYYNMDQVVAQALATFKRLQERTGERVEAAEV
- a CDS encoding glycosyltransferase family 1 protein produces the protein MTRAARDRAVYYIEEPIFGDHHDRLHCRREGGVMVCTPHIRSGLSSRESQARTAGLLRELVTAEGLLEYDLWVYTPMELPVTAGLTPRVTVYDCMDELANFKGAPPELRQREAELFARAGVVFTGGQRLYEAKAERHPNVHPFASSVEVSHFEQARRGLPDPADQAGLARPRLGFYGVIDERFDTALIAKVARRRPEWQFVLIGPVVKIDPAELPRAANIHYLGMKGYADLPAYLAHWDVALLPFARNEATEFISPTKTPEYLAAGVPVVSTGIRDVVRPYGDLGLARIVDSPDAFETACQAALDEAGTAAAQQRQQQADRYLSRLSWDRTWAGMAQLIEDAAPTGLHAPAPASAALLTGSDD